From the genome of Blautia hydrogenotrophica DSM 10507:
TAGCTCTTTTCAATTCCAAGTACTCATGATATGCTCTTTCAACAATCTGCTTTTCATTTGTAAAGCGCAGCAAGTGATAGACTTCATGGAATTTATAATAGCCGGAATCCACAAAATACTCTTCTTTTTGAGGTCTACTGTGATAATTCTCGGCTGACATCAGATACCAGTGCACTTCCTTGTTGACCATATCTTCTGGAACCGTAAAATTATACTGACTGCTGCCGATATACTTCACGATCGACGCTCGAACACCAGCTTCCTCTCTCACTTCCCGAAGAGCCGTCTGCTCATAATCTTCCCCAGCTTCCACAGTGCCCTTAGGGAGTACCCAGCCTTCATACCGATTCTTATAAGATTTATAGAGAGCCAGTATTTTTCCGCGATAAATCACTACACCGCCGCAGCTCGTTGCTTCTATCATAGTGCAATTCCTCCTGCGTGTGTTTTGCTGTCTGGTTCTAGTATAACTCTTTTTACCCTCAGTTGACAAGGGCACACTGTCCAATAAGAAGGAAATTGGTAACAGTTCAGCCTTTCGGCTTCACTGTCACAAATGCATGCACACAGACTGCGAGAATCGCAGTCTGGCACCTGCAGTCCTCGGGATCACGCTGCAAATGCAGCGTGACGCCTCGCGGAATAGTGACAGGCTGAACTGTTACGGAAATTGGTCGATTCAGCCAGGTAAGCTAATTGTAATAATAGGCGTCAAAAATTTGTCCTGCGATGGGAACTGCTGCGGCACCTCCAGTACCTCCGCCTTCTACAATGATACTCACAGCGATGTCTGGAGCAGCCACATTGCTATAGCCCACAAACCAGGCGTGACTATCTCCTGCCTCGTTATACTCCGCAGAGCCTGTCTTTCCCGCAACAGTATAAGATCTTCCGCTCAATGCACTAGCCGTTCCGGAATTAACTACCCCAGTCATCAAATCTGACAGCAAGTTCGCCTCTTTGTTGGTCATCAACGTACGGTAGGACTCTGGTTCGTTGCTGCTGACCTTCTCTCCCGCATAGTTTTCTACCCGGTCGATTAGATACGGCTTCATGAGTACCCCTTGATTTGCAATCGCGCAGGTAATCAATGCCATATGCATCGGCGACACAAGCGTATTTCCCTGACCAATAGAAGTCTGCATAGTCAGCGGAGCTCCCGAGTCATCCGTCAGAGAAAAGCTGCTCCTCTTATAAGACATCGTAAGCGGTAGTTTTTTATTGAACAATAAATCTTCACTGGTATCTCTGAGAATATCCCCACCAATGTCAAGTCCCATCTGCACAAAAGCACAGTTACAGGAATTGGCAAAGGCGGCAGCAAAATCCTGTTGTCCGTGGACAGCTCCACCGTAACAGGGGATCGTATGATCGTCCACGGTGATGCTTCCCTGGCACAGATAGCTGAAATCCTGCAAGGTTCCATGCTCTCGGTAATAAGCGAGGGCATCCACAATCTTAAAGACGGAGCCAGGCGGGTACTGCCCCATGGTAGCCCGATTCAAAAGGCGGCTGTCATTGGGGTCATTAATCAGATAATCCCAATCTGCATCGATCGTGTTAGGGTCAAAGTCTGGTTTCACCACCATCGCCAGAATTTTTCCGGTGGACGGTTCCATCACTACAATCGCTCCCCTTCGATCTCCTAAAGCCGCATAGGCAGTCTGCTGCAGATTTGCATTCAGAGTAGTGATTACATTGTCACCTTGGTTTTTCTTTCCCTGAAACTGATTTTTCAGCTGCTCCAGAAAAAACGCATGGGAAGTCAGAAGCTGGAAGTTCGCTTCTGATTCCAGCCCGCTTTTTCCCTGAGAGGCATATCCCACCACATGGGCGAAGATATTGGAGTATGGATACACACGTGTCTCATTTCCCTCACCGTCCACATCTGTTCTGGCTAAAACTTCCCCGTTGGAGTCCAAAATCTGTCCCCGCACGACTCGGTCCGCGAAGGTATCCTGACGGGTATTGTAAGGACTGTTGATAAAATCCTCACTTTTTACTACATTAAAGTACACCAGATAGCCAATCAGCGACACGAAAATCGCCACAAAGAAGTAAGAGATGATCGTAAACTCCCGGTTGCGGGAACGTCTTTTTTTCTTTTTTTTAGCCTGGGTATCTTGGGTATCTGGATATTCGAGATTCTCTCTCGGTAGGAAATCTTCCTGCCTGTGGTTGTCTTTTTTGTCTCTTTTCCTCAATTTCCTCATCCTCGTCCTCTCTCAATATATATAATCCTTGAATAATCGCTAGCATGATGATCGTACTCATTGCAGAGCTGCCTCCGTAGCTGACCAGCGGCAGAGTAATTCCAGTCATAGGAATAAATTTTGTCGCTCCGCCGATGGTGAGAAAAACTTGAAAGGCATACTCTGTTCCAAGACCAAGGGCGATCAGCTTGTAAAAATTGTTTTTGATTTGAAGTGAAATATTCACCACCATCAAAAAGAAACTCATGCAGACCAAAATCAGGCAGATGGCAAACAGAATGCCGAGCTCTTCACAGATGGCTGCAAAGACAAAATCCTCCTCTACTACCGGAAGCACGCCCTTCGAGGCCCCTTGGCACAGGCCCATCCCAAACCAGCCTCCGGTGCCAATCGCGAAAAGCGACTGCACAATCTGGTATCCTTCCTGATCGTAGACGGACATGGGATCTTTCCAGGCCACCACCCTCTGGCGCACATGCCCGAACAGGTAATAGGCCGCGACGGAGGCGACGCTTCCGCCCAAAAGCCCCAGGCCCAGGTACCCAGGATTTTTTGTGGCCACATATACCATCACCAGATATCCGACAAAGAACACAAGCGCGCTGCCGAGGTCTCTGGACAGAACCAAAATCAAGACGTGAGCCCCGGCTATGACCGTTGCGATCACCACATTTTTGAACGAGGTATCCTTTTGCAAAAGCGCCGCCAGGAAAAAGACAAAGGTGATTTTGACGATCTCCGACGGCTGCACTCCCATGATAGATAGCTTGGCCCCGTAAGTAGTCATTCCCATAACCAGCACCACGCCCAGCAAAAAGATTCCAATTCCCGCGTAAACCCAGGTGAGCTTGCGCAGAAACCTCATCTTGCGGATTAAGATCGGCACAATCAATGCGATGGCAGACCCTGCGGCCACGATCACAAACTGGCGCACCGCTTTTGTCATATCCAGCCTGCACAGGATGATGAATCCTACGCTTAACAGCATACACATGTTGTTTATCAAAAGAAGAGACGCTTTTTTGTACAGTAGCCTGTATAGAATCTGAAGCACCGCAAAAAACACGGTGATCGCCAAATAATACTGGATGACACGAAAGTCCAAGGTATTCAGGTAAATCACCGTAAACGCGGTCAAATCCATGAAAAACATCAGCATCACCTGTTTTGCCAAAAGATGACGGCGATCCTGAGCGTCCTTAATCCGAAACATGTTAAAGCACTGAAGAGTATAGAGAATCATCAGCACCAATATAAGATATTTTGATAGTTCTACGATTACGTTAATCACGATGTCACCTACTCTACTCCCCTCTTAAAATGCCCCTTGGTCATCTCCATGGGCCGAGTTTTTTTTCCTCTGCAATATCTATCTGTGAATTCCGAGACGAGCCACCTGGTCTCCTTTTCGCCCTCCAGTGTGAATGACAGACGCAAAGAAGCTGGCATTAGCTGCTTTACCTGTGCGGATTCCTCTCCAAGCCCGTAAGGCAGACTGTTATAGATCACATTATAACAGCCGTCGCAATGGCATTGAACCGGAAATACTTTTCCATAGCGGTCTTTGAGACGAACCAAAGAGTTTTTTCGGTTACACCCACCTAGATTCTTTTGCACACACTGAGCAGACAGCATCAAAGGCAGGTATCCATAGACCAGCAGTTCACTTTTTTGATTATCTCTGTGAAGTAGTTCCCGACAATTTAACTCCAGAGGAACCGTATCTCTTAGGATTCCCTGCCGGTACCAAAACTCCTGGGACATCCCATTCCAGGTGTACACAGAACTGTCTAAAACACACTGCGGCGCGAATCCATACTCTTTTAACCGTGCGAAGCTCTCAAGACTGCGCACCAAAAAGCCGTCAAGCCCTAATCTCAAAAGTCTCTCGCAGCTCTCCCTGGAAAACTCTTCACCGATATTCATTCTCTCCACATGAGGAAACATCAAAAAGAGTTCTTTTTTCTGGGGATTTCCCCTCTCCAGGCATTTTAGAATCTCCGGATAATTCCCATAAATTCCACAGATGTCAGGGGACGCCTCGCAGACAGAAAACTGTTCTCTCGTCTCACAGGATGCATAAAAGAATAACACATTCTCAGAAGAATTCTGTAATCTCTGTGTTTCCTTCGCTTTCCAATCCGGCCGCGGCACTGGCTGTCGCCGGGCTTTTGCCGCCAACTGATCTTGCAAAGTCTCAAAGCCAAGGCGCCGTAATTCATTTAGTGTCTTAACTGGAAGAAAAATTTCCTCCTCCATCACAACCGTCAAAGGTTCTAGAATATATGGAGTATTCCCACTTTTTCGCATCTGTGTCAAAATCCGCTCCCTTGTCATGGGCTGATTCTGTGCTTTTTGAACCTCCCCGGTTTGGACTGAGAGCTTGCATCCCGCATATTCCAGTTCCAGTATAGCAGGATTGTCTGAATATAGTATTAAATTGCCCTTAACTTTTTCTTTATTTTTTATAACTTCCAAGTCGGCCCGTCCAATTTTTTTGTCATTTGTGAAAGCCATCATGGATTTTCCATTGTGTCTGCGGTAATATCCATCACACGAACCACCCCGATTGAACAGTTCTAAGAGCATCCTCCTATCCTTGCTGTCTACCTGATACTCACCGGGAGCTTTTAGATACCGGTCCAAATATTTTCGATAGACGGCCACAACGCCCTGTGTGTACTCCAGCTTTTTCATGCGGCCCTCTATCTTCAGCGAAGTGACCCCTGCCTCTAGAATCTCTGGCAGGATATCCAAAGTACAGATGTCTTTCAGACTCAGGGGGCAGATTTCCTTTTTGGTCTTCCAGCGCTCGTCCTCCAAATGAACCTGGTAGGGAAGCCGGCAGGGCTGGGCACAGCGACCGCGGTTTCCGCTTCGTCCTCCCAGCAGACTGCTGAACAGACACTGGCCGGAATAGCTGTAGCACAAAGCCCCATGGATGAAAGTCTCAATCTCCAGTGAACAGACTTCATGCATTTTTTGAAGCTCCTGCAAGGAAAGCTCCCTGGCGGGTACAACCCTTGTCACTCCCGGCTGGTCCTGGAAAAAACGCATTCCCTCTGGCCCTGTGACGGTCGCCTGGGTGCTCACATGGATAGGCAGCCCCGGAAAATATTTCTGCACAAAACGAAGCAGGCCCATATCCTGCACAATCACCGCGTCCAGTCCTTCCTCATAATAGGGCAGCAGATAGTCATAGAGGTCTCTTTGCAGTTCCCGGTTCTTCAACAGAGTATTGACAGTCATATACAATTTCTTTCCCCTACTGTGCGCATGGCGGATTGCCTCTAAATATTCTTCCTGTGTAAAGTTTTTCGCATACGCCCTCGCTCCAAACAAGTTCCCGCCCGCGTACACGGCATCTGCTCCGGCATCTAACGCGGCATAAAAACTCTCCAAGGACCCTGCGGGGGCCAATAATTCAACCATATCCATCCAACCTTTCCTGCGAAAACAAAGTGGGCAAGCCCACTTTAGTCCCCCATTCTCTCAATCTTTGAGGGGCGCGTCCCACTTTGCGCGCCGCCGCAACACCGCCTCGCGGTGAAATTCCTTATTGCGGTTGCGCATCCTTAGCGGAGCGTTTTTGTAATAGGAAGGAGCTTTCACATATTAGCGTGACAAGGTCTCTCCTATTACATAAAAAAGGGATTACCGAAGCAATCCCCCCCTCATTTACTCGCTCAGCAGCTCATTCAGCTCTTTTTCCAGCTCGGCGATCTTCCCTTCTAGCCTCGCTTTCTCTTCATCAATGCTCACTTCTTCTTTTTTGCTGTTCTCGATCTGTACTTGAAGTGAGATCAATTCATGTTTCAAATCATACATCTCTTTATCTTTCAGCTGCAAATCTTGTTCGTAGACTTCCGCCTGCTTTTTCGCCTTGAAATAATCATCTGCGATGTTCAAAGAGAGCAGTGTGTGCTTCGTCTCCATCGGCTGGCGGGAATAACCAGGAAGTTCACTCAATTCTGCAAGCTTATTATTCATATAAGAAGCTACCTTTTGCAGGTATTCTTTGGATTCATAGCCGCTGAGTGTGATGATTTTTCCGCCTATCAGCACTTGTGCTGTGTTTTTTGTAGCCATAGTACAAGCCTCCTGTGGTTCTTTCTTCTGTATAGCAAAATATATCTCTCAAACCGTTGCCAGTTTTTTCTGAATAGAATCTATCTCTATTATAATCGAATTCTGTCAAAAAACAACAATTATTTCTCAATCCCCAAGTGCCTGTACGCCAAGTCCGAGGCAATTCTTCCCCTCGGTGTGCGGCTCAGAAAACCATTTTGCAAAAGATACGGCTCATAGACATCCTCCACCGTCCCTGGATCTTCCCCTACAGAAGCAGCGAGAGTCTCTAATCCGACAGGCCCCCCTTGAAAATTTATAATCAGTGTCTTGAGAATTCTGCGGTCCACCTGATCTAATCCATATTGGTCAACCTCCAGCAAATCCAAGGCAAACTGAGCGACTTCTAAGGTAATCTTGCCGTCATATTTCACCTGGGCAAAATCACGCACCCGTTTTAGAAGACGGTTGGCAAGTCTTGGAGTCCCACGGGAACGCTTCGCGATCTCCTGTGCTCCCTTTGGCTCGATCTCCACCTCTAGCACCTGTGCAGAACGCAGAATGATGGTGGTGAGCTCTAAGACCGTATAGAATTCCAGATGGTGCATCACTCCAAAGCGGTCACGCAGCGGGGCTGTCAGCAGACCTGCACGGGTGGTGGCTCCCACCAGCGTAAATTTAGGGAGATCGAGCCGAATGGAACGGGCAGAGGCGCCTTTACCAATCATAATATCAATCGCATAGTCTTCCATCGCCGGATAGAGAACCTCCTCGACCTGGCGATTCAGACGGTGAATTTCATCCACAAAGAGAACATCACCTTCTTGCAAATTGTTTAAAATAGCCGCCATCTCCCCCGGTTTTTCAATCGCCGGCCCGGAAGTGACCTTCATGTGCACACCCATCTCGTTGGCAATGATTCCTGCCAACGTCGTCTTTCCCAGACCAGGAGGGCCATAGAACAGTACGTGATCTAAGGCATCTCCTCTTTGCCTGGCTGCCTCTATATATATTTTCAACGTCTTTTTCGTCTTTTCTTGACCGATATATTCACTCAGAGACTGGGGACGCAGGCTTCCTTCCAAGCGAAGATCCTCTTCCATAGCCTCTGTGGTTATCACTCTCTTATCCATAGTCATCCCATCACATATTCTTTAATGCAGCTTTCAACAGTGTCTCCACATCCATTTTCTCCCATCCATCCACTTTACGCACCGCCTGCAACGCCTGGGTACTGCCGTATCCCAGGGCAGTAAGAGCCTCCGCTGCTTCTTGACGGGCATCTGTGATCTCTTGACTTGCCGAAGAGGAGTATTCATGCTCCAGCTTCTTTTCAAAAGCATCCTGAAGATTCAGTTTATCCTTCAGTTCCAGCACTAATTTTTGAGCGGTCTTTCTTCCAATTCCTGGCGCTTTTGAGATCGTCTTAATGTCTTCTGCCAGAACAGCAAAACGCAACTCATCTGCTGAAATCGCAGACAAAATTCCCAGCGCAGCCTTGGGACCAACCCCGTTGACCCCAAGCAAAAGACGAAAAATCTCCAGATCGTCTCTCGTCAGAAAACCGTAGAGCTGAAGAACATCCTCCCTCACATGAAGGTAAGTGTGTACCATCAGCTCCTGACCCGTATACAGGCGATCCACCCTCCCATCCATGGGAATAAAAATCTCGTAGCCGATCCCATCGTGTTCCAACAAAATCTTCGTCTCTTCTATCCCTGCAAGTGTCCCCTTCATAAACGCAATCATCTTTGAAATACCGTCCCTATCCTATGTAATACCTGCTGACTGACCACTCCAATTAAAAATCCAGTTATGACACCGGACACCAAAAGTGCTGGAAAATAGTACATCAGACTCAAATTTTCTACAATCAACATCGCAACCACCAACTGGCCCAAATTGTGGCTGATACCGCCCGCCACACTGATTCCCACCGTGCTGAATCCTTGAAAGCGATGGCACAGCGTCATAACCAAAAGACTCAGCGCTGCTCCGGCGAAGCTATAAGCAATCCCGAAAAGATTCCCAAACAAAAAACCGATGACCAGAATCCGCACGGCTGAAACCACAGCCGCTTCCCTCCAGCCATAAAGCTTCAGCAAAAAGACCGTGACCAGATTCGCGAGTCCAAGTTTGATGCCAGGTATTGCCACAAAGACAGGCAGAAGTGTCTCCACATAGCCCAGAATAATCGCAAGCGCCGAAAGCAATCCCATAAATGCCGCTTTTCTCACCATATCACACCTGCCACTGTGTCTACTGCGCCGTCTGCGCTTTGCCCTGCTTGAATCACCACACGGTTCGGAAGGCAAGTGATTGTCCCGCCCTCTTTTGTAACTGCTTTTTGTTTCATGCAAAGATGATCCGGGCAGTCTGCCTGAATCATCTTTGCCTGCCCATTTTGAATCTGGCAGGTATTTGTATCATTAATCAAAATTGTCTGATCTTCCTTTAGGGAGTAAGTTCCATAGAGTTCACCGTCCACAGTGATCTCAATGGTATCACCCGTCTTTTGAAAGGTCTCCCGCAGCAAAAAAACTGCCAGAGCCAGACAAATCGCCCCAGCGATCAGCCATAGATCTCTCTTCTTCATCGCCATTTTCCTTTTAACCGAAACTATCATAGCACAGAAATCCTCAAAACGCAAACATGTATTCGATAAACACAGCTCTATGCTTCCTTCCACTTGTATCCAATACCAAACATCGTGACAATATACCGAGGGTTTTTCGGATCCTTCTCAATCTTCTCTCGCAGTCTGCGCACATTGACATTCAAAGTGCGTTCATCCACAAAATTCTCATAGGAGTCCCAGACATTTTCCAGAATCTGCTCCCTGGTCAGCACCTGCCCTCTGTTTTTGAGAAAGTATTCTAAAAGCCGCAGCTCTGTGGCAGTTAACTTCACCGGTACGTTCTGAATCGTCAATTCCTTTTTTGCATAGTCATAGACAAAGTCTCCCTGATAGTACAGACTTTTGTCCAGATAGGCAACGCCCTTTAAAAGCAGCCCAATTTTTCTAGACAGAACCGAAATAGGGAATGGTTTTGTGATATAGTCATCACAACCCGCGTCAAATCCTTCGAGCATATCCTTTTCACTGTCCCGCGCAGTCAAAAAAACAACCGGTACTTTATTTGCCGACCGAAGCCTTTTCAAAAACTCCCTCCCGTCCCCGTCCGGTAGATTGACATCCAACAAAACCAGAGAAGGGCCCTTGTTCAGACACTCCCAGGCTTTTTCTATGGAATCTGCACAGTCCACCAGATAACTCTCTTTTCTCAATGCATAGGAGATTCCTTCGCTCAGAAGCAAATCATCCTCCACCAACAGTATTCTCGTCATGTACGCTCTCCTTTGTCCACTGAGGGTAGAATCTTTGGTTATTTTATCACAAAGGATGCGCACGCTGCAATGAGGAATTTCCCTGTACAGCAGTCCCAGTTTCTTCCGCATTCTTCCTAAAAGACACGGAAAAAGTAACTTCTTCTTTTTTGTCAGTACTAACTTTCACATATCCCTTTTGATTTCTCATAATCTCTCGGACCAGATACAATCCCAGGCCTACACCCTCAGCCCTTCCAGCGTTTTTTCCTCTGTAAAATCTCTGAAACAGTTTAGGAATCTCATCTTTTCCAGGTAGCTGTCCTCTCGTGATCACTGACACCCTGATATGCATCTCGTAATCTTCTATCCGGATGTCAATGACACTCTTGGGATTGCTGTATTTTACAGCGTTGTCCAGCAAGTTAAAAAACACTTCTTCCGTCCATTTCGGGTCAAACCAAGCTTCTAAACACTGATCTCCTAACAGTCGGATTTCCTGTTCTCTCCCCTTTGCCTTCAAAGCAACCTCGTCCACAGCCGCCAATACCACTGGCAAGAGCTTTCCAATAGAAGGACGTAAACAGATCATCCCATGCTCTAGCCGTGATATCTTCGAAAAGTTTTCTCCCAGCCATTCCAGTTTATCCGCCTGGTCTCGGATATTCTTTGAAAAAACTTTCCGTTCCTCACAGGTGATTTCTTCCTGTTCAAGTAGGCTCGAATATAATTGTAGATTCGCGATTGGAGTGTTAATCTGATGAACCAAATCGCTGATGGATTCTTCTAGCTGTTCCTTTTGTCTCTTTTCATGTTCTTCATAAGAAGACAGGATTTGATACAGACGCACGATCTGACTTTGAAATTTCCCCAGTAAATTGTCCTCATTCTCCTCAAAATATCTACACTCATGGTGGAGAATAAGCTGTTCAATGGTATCGTCTACCAGTTCCATCGTACGGTTGACCTGTCTTCTTATCCTACGAAATCCCAGAATAAAGTTTCCCAGCGTACAGGCTAAAAACACAGCAAAAATCACCAAAATCCACTGAGGACAAATCAGAAAAAAGCAGAAAGTCCCTCCTCCCAGAAGGACTTCTGCCACACATATGCCAAAAAGCACTTTTTCATTCTCGTATATCGTCGATCCTTTCATTTTTTACAAACACCAAACTTTCATCTTCGATATACTGATTTTACTCAATTTCTCTCAATCTTTCAACCACAGATTTTTTGTTCAGTACCCGGACCAAAATCTCTGTCAGCAGCACACACAGCGCAACCACCGCAGCCATCAAGAGCACTGTGCTAATGAAAAATGTAGGTAGACTAAAACCTGTAAACAGCGGTGAATTTGACAAAAAGTAGGAAAGGGTACTTCCTACTGGAAGCATAATTGCCACGGAGATCAAACTAAATCTGAGGGAATCTAAAAACAGCATCTTCCACAGCTGTCGCTTCGTCATTCCGATAGACTGCATGGTGGCCAACTCGATCTTTCGAGAAAACACATCTGAAGTCATAGTATTGACCATGTTAGAGAGACCGATGATACCAAACAGAGACGCCAAGAACATGCCGATCAAGGACATGGTATGTTTCTGAGACTCAAAATCCCCCCTATCCGAAAAACAGTCCTCTACCATAGCCTGTGTAAAATGTTCTTTTTCATAGATGGCGGTGATCTGTTCTGCCTCTTCTTTGGTGAGTTCTCCTTCGGTCTGAATCTGCACGCTGCCAATCATTTTGTCGTAGGAAGGAAGTAATTCCTGAAAGCTGTTCACAGGCACAATCAGGTCGCTGTAGCCGATATCCCCTGTTCCGTACATATCTGTGTCACAGACCACGGCGAGCACCGTGACAGTCTTAGACTGCCAAGAATCCTTTTCTCCGTCATAGACAGTCAAATCCAGGGAATCCCCAGCGTGAACAGCATTCTTTTCTACCCCCTCCCTTTTTTCCCACAAGACATAGTCGCCCGTGGCAAATTTTTCCGCGTCCAGTTCTCCCTCCAACACATCCACATAAGGAATCTGCCGTTCTAGACGGGTTGACGGCAGTCCCTTCATTTTAAGCCGGACAGAGTTTCTTTCTTCATTGAAATCATCCTCCGAGAGTATCCCGGACTCTTTCAGGTCCCTTGCCACCTCTTCCAATTTTCCCTGAAGTTTGACTTCCACCTTAGACTCATCATAGTATACCTGTCCGTCACTGCCGTAGAACTCATACTCCATACTTCGCCCTACATAGATCACATCCACGTTTTTCACAAACGAAAGGTTCTTTATCTCCTCCACTGTCTTTTGCTGTATCGGCTGATAGGATTCATTCGAAACCCACATGGACCCCTCGTGAATCAGTCGCATATCATCCATATTATAGCGCTGAATCATCTTGTCCACGGAATACCCCAAAGTCACATTAGACGCTGCCATGAACATGATTCCACT
Proteins encoded in this window:
- a CDS encoding sensor histidine kinase translates to MKGSTIYENEKVLFGICVAEVLLGGGTFCFFLICPQWILVIFAVFLACTLGNFILGFRRIRRQVNRTMELVDDTIEQLILHHECRYFEENEDNLLGKFQSQIVRLYQILSSYEEHEKRQKEQLEESISDLVHQINTPIANLQLYSSLLEQEEITCEERKVFSKNIRDQADKLEWLGENFSKISRLEHGMICLRPSIGKLLPVVLAAVDEVALKAKGREQEIRLLGDQCLEAWFDPKWTEEVFFNLLDNAVKYSNPKSVIDIRIEDYEMHIRVSVITRGQLPGKDEIPKLFQRFYRGKNAGRAEGVGLGLYLVREIMRNQKGYVKVSTDKKEEVTFSVSFRKNAEETGTAVQGNSSLQRAHPL
- a CDS encoding ABC transporter permease, which codes for MYENSNKDVLRELTQDNYRSHKTRNRLGIMAIALTTILITAVLTVGISVTTTALNYGESAPGPGSIGSIAGTMETKEQIQKLPNVVNADYIAKCSRLSLRNNEFTGMSVYLMAAEQSYYDHNYVKLEEGHFPETPQEVILSDNMVKKLGLKEPIVGNKVTLHTMIQEGKETVEKKFTFTVCGYFKNPLINIANVYDEIYTSMDFIPQYNPEIQNADQNIYVKVNDLNPLLMKTDVIQKLEGICDAVGAEGYTTKYTSTMSDMFAGIIPALLFVLFIILSGYFLIYNVFYLSVTADIRWFGMLKTLGTTARQLKKILMAQIKRLAVWGICIGVVLGYVVGDYLAPGLMAQTIYEPFYEAPNMLLIFCAGAVFSWITVYISAHRSLKIASRISPVEAAKYTPKKRKNLFTILSFALSGIMFMAASNVTLGYSVDKMIQRYNMDDMRLIHEGSMWVSNESYQPIQQKTVEEIKNLSFVKNVDVIYVGRSMEYEFYGSDGQVYYDESKVEVKLQGKLEEVARDLKESGILSEDDFNEERNSVRLKMKGLPSTRLERQIPYVDVLEGELDAEKFATGDYVLWEKREGVEKNAVHAGDSLDLTVYDGEKDSWQSKTVTVLAVVCDTDMYGTGDIGYSDLIVPVNSFQELLPSYDKMIGSVQIQTEGELTKEEAEQITAIYEKEHFTQAMVEDCFSDRGDFESQKHTMSLIGMFLASLFGIIGLSNMVNTMTSDVFSRKIELATMQSIGMTKRQLWKMLFLDSLRFSLISVAIMLPVGSTLSYFLSNSPLFTGFSLPTFFISTVLLMAAVVALCVLLTEILVRVLNKKSVVERLREIE